One Proteinivorax tanatarense DNA segment encodes these proteins:
- a CDS encoding ABC transporter ATP-binding protein — MNFDVRFENVTLKYQNTEVLKDIYLTINYGKIYGLLGKNGAGKTTLLSLLASFLSPSTGSVTVGDKNVYENEKIIPYIYFGNNFYYKNELVADYFKFNNSFRPNFDLDYANDLASIFKLPLNKPIYDLSMGKISALNATVGLASGSPITIFDEAYIGMDFFTRDLFYQEILKEQKRCQRTFILSTHIVSEMEYLFDHVLILDNGRIVIDDDYNQVISMGAKVTGGYKQVDKFVNDKKKLSDKQLGGIKSVMILDNIEQLEGAKGPYKGLEISPVSLHELFSNLTREDQSL; from the coding sequence ATGAATTTTGATGTGCGTTTTGAAAATGTAACACTTAAATATCAAAACACTGAAGTCCTTAAGGATATTTATCTTACAATTAATTATGGCAAAATTTATGGGTTATTAGGAAAAAATGGTGCTGGAAAGACAACTTTACTTTCATTGTTAGCATCATTTTTATCTCCTTCAACAGGTTCGGTAACGGTGGGTGATAAAAATGTTTATGAAAATGAAAAAATAATTCCTTATATATACTTTGGCAATAACTTTTATTATAAAAATGAACTAGTAGCTGACTATTTTAAATTTAATAATAGTTTTCGTCCTAATTTTGATTTAGACTATGCCAACGATTTAGCTTCTATATTTAAGCTGCCTTTAAATAAACCTATTTATGATCTGTCGATGGGAAAGATTTCGGCGCTTAATGCAACTGTAGGCCTTGCTAGTGGTTCACCTATCACGATTTTTGATGAGGCGTATATAGGTATGGACTTCTTTACTAGAGATTTATTCTATCAAGAAATATTAAAAGAACAAAAGCGTTGTCAAAGGACTTTTATTTTATCAACACATATAGTATCAGAAATGGAATATCTTTTTGACCATGTGCTTATTTTAGACAATGGCAGAATAGTTATCGATGACGACTATAACCAAGTGATTAGTATGGGGGCGAAGGTAACTGGAGGATACAAACAAGTTGATAAGTTTGTAAACGATAAGAAAAAATTAAGTGACAAGCAGCTTGGGGGCATAAAATCAGTAATGATATTAGATAATATTGAGCAACTTGAGGGTGCAAAGGGGCCATATAAAGGTCTTGAAATTAGTCCAGTATCTTTACACGAACTGTTTTCTAACTTGACAAGGGAGGATCAATCATTATGA
- a CDS encoding GntR family transcriptional regulator: MSVFFDEDKPIFKQVKEKIEDQIVNRQLGEHEQVPSTTQMVKFYKVNHITISKGINLLVDEGIIYKKRGVGMFVAKNARYRLLRKRKKTFTTEYVLPLVEEAEKLGLSDKEVINMIKKVKECECDEF, translated from the coding sequence ATGAGCGTCTTTTTTGACGAAGATAAGCCTATTTTTAAACAGGTCAAAGAAAAAATAGAAGATCAGATTGTAAACCGTCAGCTAGGTGAGCATGAACAGGTGCCTTCAACCACTCAAATGGTTAAGTTTTATAAGGTTAATCATATCACAATATCAAAGGGTATTAACTTATTAGTGGACGAAGGGATTATCTACAAAAAAAGAGGTGTGGGTATGTTTGTGGCTAAAAATGCGCGATATAGGCTTTTAAGAAAAAGAAAAAAAACCTTTACTACAGAGTATGTTTTGCCACTGGTAGAAGAAGCTGAAAAGCTAGGCTTATCTGATAAGGAAGTAATTAATATGATTAAAAAAGTAAAGGAGTGTGAATGTGATGAATTTTGA
- a CDS encoding ferritin-like domain-containing protein yields the protein MENYKDILKMAVENEVEAYEFYKDAASKVTDKNLKSTFEELAEEETKHKVLLEDYLKNDLKNMSFKENKDYQISETVEEKALSTSMNFKDAIALAMKKEEEAMNMYKQFAEASDDDKQRKTFEELVKMEQQHKTRLEDIYVNAAYTEVW from the coding sequence ATGGAAAATTATAAAGATATTTTAAAAATGGCTGTTGAAAATGAAGTTGAGGCATACGAGTTCTACAAAGATGCTGCTTCAAAAGTAACTGACAAAAACTTAAAATCCACTTTTGAAGAATTAGCAGAGGAGGAAACTAAGCATAAAGTTTTGTTAGAGGACTATTTAAAAAACGATTTAAAGAACATGAGCTTTAAAGAAAATAAAGACTATCAAATTTCTGAAACTGTGGAAGAAAAAGCTTTATCTACTAGTATGAATTTTAAGGATGCTATAGCTTTGGCGATGAAAAAAGAGGAAGAAGCAATGAATATGTATAAGCAATTTGCTGAAGCCAGCGATGATGATAAGCAACGGAAAACATTTGAAGAATTAGTAAAAATGGAACAGCAACACAAAACTAGATTAGAAGACATCTATGTTAACGCTGCTTACACAGAAGTTTGGTAA
- a CDS encoding response regulator transcription factor gives MWKIAIVDDEPKIRRGFKSWIIEHSKCFEWVFDAKNGEECLVNIQSMHVDLYLLDIHMEGLNGLELGKIIKKKNPNSLIVYITGYDYFEYAHEAIKVQAFDYLLKPVPQSDFLKLLQKANSTLSDIYPDRTVKAVKREEQRCGGCSQIVMQGKEYIKDHYGDPDLSLEKAAKLLNVHKDYLSKLMKEELGYSFIEYLTQVRVNTAKELLEQDQSNVRMYDIARKIGYKSQHYFSRTFKKNVGSTPLQYRKEKSDLKNWEIY, from the coding sequence ATGTGGAAAATAGCGATTGTCGATGATGAGCCTAAAATCCGGCGAGGTTTTAAAAGTTGGATTATAGAGCATAGCAAATGCTTTGAATGGGTTTTTGATGCAAAAAATGGAGAGGAATGTTTGGTAAATATTCAAAGTATGCATGTGGATCTATACTTATTGGACATACACATGGAGGGACTAAATGGACTTGAACTAGGGAAAATAATAAAAAAAAAGAATCCTAATTCTCTTATAGTTTATATTACAGGTTATGATTATTTTGAATATGCCCATGAGGCTATCAAGGTTCAAGCGTTTGACTATTTATTAAAGCCAGTCCCTCAAAGTGATTTTTTGAAATTGTTGCAAAAAGCCAATAGTACGTTAAGCGATATTTATCCTGACCGGACAGTAAAAGCAGTAAAAAGAGAAGAACAAAGATGTGGTGGATGTTCACAAATTGTGATGCAAGGTAAGGAATATATTAAAGATCATTATGGTGACCCCGACCTATCATTAGAAAAAGCAGCTAAGTTGCTGAATGTCCATAAAGATTATTTATCAAAACTAATGAAGGAGGAACTTGGATATTCCTTTATTGAATATTTAACTCAAGTAAGGGTTAATACTGCAAAGGAATTGTTAGAACAAGATCAAAGTAATGTGAGAATGTATGACATTGCAAGAAAGATAGGATATAAAAGCCAACATTACTTTAGCCGAACTTTTAAAAAGAACGTTGGTTCGACACCTTTGCAATACCGTAAAGAAAAAAGTGATTTAAAAAATTGGGAGATTTATTAA
- a CDS encoding histidine kinase, with protein MLWKKSFRGKILLYFGVVTTLLFAIGIFLIQSQIANTNIPLTKDLNQQLVTVKAEELGGWISKRVAELRILTETAELSSMNKNQYQPFMRRMDKLHKSDYESFAIVDLEGCAWVTNDTYIDISERPYFQEIQQTKKNYAVSDPILSHSNQAPIIVIIHKIFSEEGDLVGYINGAIYLENFSTIAEDIRIYDGKAWLVDSKSNLFTTEGNPHEEWLNLLNLKSLDNSEVDFLKEDIAKENKGVREIKTPDGRKRMVVYAPIPQTNGWALGIDYSKSLMTEDTDKLIYTVFLLGAAILLMLFFTSLILSKTITVPIIGLQRKMEVVETGNLNLSYSSNREDEIGQLERSFHRMIKKIKRLNYLFEKEQKEKREAELKILHAQVQPHFLYNTIDSIRWSVLEKETQQSVELLEALSTFYRIGLSQGEERITLEKELDHIESYLQLLKARYEEELDYTICYDETLLQKSVLKLILQPIVENSLIHGFRKKSKNPFFINIKAEKSEKDLIIIVEDSGDAISTDKLREIQECLKRESKPGEGVGFGLYSTNKRIQLAFGVTYGLSFERIEGKTAVAIKHPILQESWEAEK; from the coding sequence GTGCTGTGGAAAAAATCTTTTAGAGGAAAAATACTACTTTACTTTGGAGTTGTAACGACGCTGTTATTTGCTATAGGTATTTTTCTGATACAATCTCAGATTGCTAATACTAACATTCCTTTAACTAAGGACCTTAATCAACAACTGGTTACAGTAAAGGCTGAAGAGTTGGGGGGATGGATTAGCAAAAGAGTTGCTGAACTGAGAATTTTGACGGAAACGGCAGAACTTTCATCGATGAATAAAAACCAATATCAACCCTTTATGCGAAGAATGGATAAGTTGCATAAAAGTGATTATGAATCCTTTGCAATCGTTGACTTAGAAGGTTGTGCTTGGGTTACAAATGATACTTACATCGACATTTCTGAGCGACCTTATTTCCAAGAAATTCAACAAACAAAAAAAAACTATGCTGTTAGTGACCCTATTCTTTCTCATTCAAATCAGGCACCGATTATCGTTATTATTCATAAAATTTTTTCTGAAGAAGGGGATTTAGTAGGATACATTAACGGCGCTATATATCTAGAAAATTTTTCAACAATTGCGGAGGATATTAGAATCTATGATGGAAAAGCTTGGTTAGTTGATTCAAAATCTAATTTATTTACAACGGAAGGTAATCCCCATGAGGAGTGGTTGAATTTACTTAATTTAAAGAGCTTAGACAATTCTGAAGTGGATTTTTTAAAGGAGGATATTGCAAAAGAAAATAAGGGGGTAAGAGAAATTAAAACTCCCGACGGTCGGAAAAGAATGGTCGTTTATGCACCAATCCCTCAAACAAATGGCTGGGCGTTAGGCATTGATTACTCAAAATCCCTAATGACAGAGGATACGGATAAACTAATTTACACTGTGTTCTTATTAGGTGCTGCTATTCTTTTGATGTTGTTTTTTACTTCGTTAATACTTTCTAAGACAATTACTGTACCTATTATTGGATTACAACGTAAAATGGAGGTTGTGGAAACAGGGAACTTAAATTTATCCTACAGTAGTAATAGAGAAGATGAAATAGGACAACTAGAAAGAAGTTTTCATCGAATGATTAAAAAAATTAAGCGATTAAACTACTTATTTGAAAAAGAGCAAAAAGAAAAAAGGGAAGCAGAGCTTAAGATTCTTCATGCTCAAGTTCAACCACACTTTCTCTATAATACTATTGATAGTATTCGTTGGTCGGTTTTGGAAAAAGAAACGCAACAATCGGTGGAACTTTTAGAAGCTCTGAGCACTTTTTATCGAATAGGACTGAGTCAAGGGGAAGAAAGGATTACTTTAGAAAAAGAATTGGACCATATCGAATCTTATCTTCAACTATTAAAGGCTAGATATGAAGAAGAACTAGACTACACAATTTGCTATGATGAAACTTTATTACAAAAGTCTGTGTTAAAATTAATTTTGCAGCCTATTGTAGAGAACTCTCTTATCCACGGGTTTAGAAAGAAAAGTAAAAATCCTTTTTTTATTAATATCAAAGCAGAGAAAAGTGAAAAAGATTTGATTATAATAGTTGAAGACTCAGGAGATGCCATATCTACAGATAAACTAAGGGAAATTCAAGAGTGTCTTAAAAGGGAGTCGAAGCCGGGTGAAGGGGTAGGTTTTGGACTTTATAGTACGAATAAAAGAATACAATTAGCTTTTGGCGTAACTTATGGTTTAAGTTTTGAACGTATAGAAGGAAAAACAGCAGTAGCTATTAAGCATCCAATTTTGCAGGAGAGTTGGGAGGCGGAAAAATAA
- a CDS encoding flavocytochrome c, whose protein sequence is MKNFKKNICFILIFMLALTTFVGCDSSSGELEDGLYTGTAQGHNAEIEVEVTIDEGDIAGIEIVSHEETPVLSDPVFNDLKDMMVEHNSINIDMVSGATITSMGLRNAVKAAMEEAGATEEYFDQGKNLSLDYGAADEEKEYDVVVVGAGGAGMIAAIEAKSQGAEVAIIEKNPFVGGNTLVSGGEFNAPNSWVQEIMDVEDSVEQYIEDTLSGGDYKADEDLVRIMAENITEDGEWLRDFVEVEFIEDYLMHFGGHSVPRAIYPIGGSGIELIQKLERKIYEMEIPLYLEMEASEIMVDENERVVGIKAQNPEGESVHYYGVNGVVLTTGGFGANLEMVQEHNDTIDERYMSTNQKGATGDGIIMAKDIGADVRDMEYVQTYPTCNPRTGHLSYVADTRFDGAILVNKEGERFVEELDRRDVISEAILAQTESYGYLMWDETIRQNSNMDSYLTEFESLENQDLIVKADTIEEAAEFFGIEVETLKKTIEKYNGFAEQGQDEDFQRRGSLVALEEGPYYIQKVVPAIHHTMGGLKINGDTQVISTDGEWIEGLYAAGELTGGIHGKNRLGGNAISDLIVFGRIAGRNAAQ, encoded by the coding sequence ATGAAAAATTTCAAAAAGAATATATGCTTTATCCTCATCTTTATGTTGGCTCTAACAACATTTGTAGGGTGTGATTCATCATCAGGTGAACTGGAAGATGGGCTTTATACGGGAACTGCACAAGGTCACAATGCAGAAATTGAAGTTGAGGTAACGATTGACGAAGGGGATATTGCAGGAATTGAAATAGTAAGTCATGAGGAAACACCGGTTTTATCGGATCCTGTATTCAATGATTTAAAAGATATGATGGTAGAGCATAATAGTATAAACATTGATATGGTTTCAGGAGCTACCATAACTTCAATGGGTCTACGTAATGCAGTAAAGGCAGCTATGGAAGAAGCAGGTGCTACAGAAGAGTATTTTGACCAAGGCAAGAACTTAAGCTTAGACTATGGTGCTGCTGATGAAGAAAAAGAATACGACGTTGTTGTTGTAGGTGCTGGTGGAGCAGGTATGATTGCGGCGATTGAGGCTAAATCTCAAGGAGCAGAAGTAGCTATTATTGAAAAAAATCCATTTGTTGGTGGAAACACTTTAGTTTCTGGTGGAGAGTTTAATGCACCAAATAGCTGGGTTCAAGAAATAATGGATGTTGAAGATAGTGTAGAACAGTATATCGAAGATACTTTGAGCGGTGGTGATTATAAAGCCGATGAAGACTTGGTCCGTATTATGGCGGAAAATATTACAGAAGATGGAGAATGGTTAAGGGATTTTGTTGAGGTTGAGTTTATTGAAGATTATCTTATGCATTTTGGAGGACACTCTGTACCAAGAGCTATATATCCGATTGGTGGATCAGGGATTGAGTTAATTCAAAAATTAGAAAGAAAAATCTATGAAATGGAAATACCACTTTATTTGGAAATGGAAGCAAGTGAAATCATGGTAGATGAAAATGAAAGAGTTGTTGGAATTAAAGCGCAAAACCCCGAAGGAGAGAGCGTTCATTACTATGGAGTAAATGGAGTAGTGCTGACGACAGGAGGGTTTGGTGCAAACTTAGAGATGGTGCAAGAGCATAATGATACTATCGATGAGCGGTATATGTCTACAAACCAAAAAGGAGCAACTGGTGACGGGATTATTATGGCTAAGGACATTGGCGCTGATGTAAGGGACATGGAATATGTACAAACGTATCCAACTTGCAATCCTCGTACAGGCCATTTATCTTATGTTGCAGACACTAGGTTTGATGGAGCTATTTTAGTTAATAAAGAGGGAGAACGATTTGTGGAAGAACTGGACAGAAGGGATGTAATTTCTGAGGCTATTTTAGCGCAAACAGAGTCTTATGGATATCTAATGTGGGATGAAACTATTAGACAAAATAGCAATATGGATAGCTATCTAACAGAATTTGAAAGTTTAGAAAACCAGGACTTAATTGTAAAAGCTGATACTATAGAAGAAGCTGCAGAATTCTTTGGTATTGAAGTGGAAACTTTAAAAAAGACCATTGAGAAATATAACGGATTTGCAGAGCAGGGCCAAGATGAAGACTTCCAACGTAGAGGGAGTTTAGTTGCTTTGGAAGAAGGTCCGTATTATATTCAAAAAGTTGTGCCAGCGATACACCATACCATGGGAGGATTAAAAATTAACGGAGATACTCAAGTTATCTCAACAGATGGTGAATGGATAGAAGGGCTATATGCAGCAGGGGAGTTAACTGGAGGAATTCACGGGAAAAATAGATTAGGAGGAAATGCTATTTCTGATCTGATAGTTTTTGGCAGAATTGCCGGAAGAAATGCCGCCCAATAA
- a CDS encoding methyl-accepting chemotaxis protein, which produces MDKEYLLHKKNVLVVRLLWFSVGLGVLASILSDSYQEALILSAVGGGISIITTVLVLKKWATMYIQYISAVGMAVLVYFFAITAPNVNSILLIFFTVSITSLYHNYKSIIFSGILGMGLCFFLFTNYRVEVFSGMGSTGFIFLNILFALIITILAFQTRMGEKLQQETEEKERAALSVQENLQKVVDEIKNSINTLTNVGNSLDRNVSESQEISNELTKTFQEVSSGISSQTNSVNDISSSIQEIDSKVMTSNQNSKQVINLAKQTTGLTSEGNEEINHLNIKIKQVSKTIEHVDDLMKGLQEQSKDIGSILLQIGEISNQTNLLALNASIEAARAGEHGKGFAVVANEVRNLAEMTSNSADKVEQMITSMVEKTNQVSSYVAESQVEVNEGFQSTERANEVFSGILQQAKEVENQSSQLTDMLQSLQKDTSVIVNESVSIANVTEQSNAAVQQVLASAEHQNERMDTLATNFSELTAVTKQLEQVMTKK; this is translated from the coding sequence ATGGATAAAGAGTATTTACTTCATAAAAAAAATGTACTAGTAGTTAGGTTACTTTGGTTTTCAGTAGGGTTAGGGGTCTTAGCCTCTATCTTATCAGATAGTTATCAAGAAGCTTTAATCCTTTCTGCCGTCGGCGGGGGTATTTCTATTATTACAACGGTACTAGTACTAAAAAAATGGGCAACTATGTATATTCAATACATTTCAGCCGTTGGCATGGCAGTTTTAGTTTATTTTTTTGCCATAACAGCCCCAAATGTAAATTCCATTCTTCTTATTTTCTTTACTGTTTCTATCACATCTTTATATCATAATTATAAATCAATTATTTTTAGCGGAATCTTAGGAATGGGATTATGTTTTTTCTTATTTACTAACTATAGAGTTGAGGTCTTCAGTGGTATGGGCTCCACTGGATTTATATTTTTAAATATACTATTTGCCCTTATTATTACTATTTTAGCATTTCAAACTAGAATGGGAGAAAAGCTACAACAAGAAACAGAAGAAAAAGAAAGAGCCGCCCTATCAGTCCAAGAAAACTTACAAAAAGTCGTCGATGAAATTAAAAACTCAATAAACACTTTAACAAATGTTGGAAACTCACTAGATCGAAATGTATCAGAGTCTCAAGAAATTTCAAACGAGCTCACCAAAACATTTCAAGAAGTATCTAGTGGAATTTCATCCCAGACAAACAGCGTTAATGATATCAGCTCTTCAATTCAAGAAATTGATTCTAAAGTTATGACATCAAACCAAAATTCAAAACAAGTTATCAACTTAGCAAAGCAAACCACAGGTTTAACAAGTGAAGGAAATGAAGAGATTAATCACTTAAATATTAAAATCAAACAAGTAAGCAAAACAATAGAGCATGTTGACGATTTAATGAAAGGCTTGCAAGAACAAAGCAAAGATATCGGCAGCATTCTTCTACAAATCGGCGAAATTTCTAATCAAACAAATTTACTTGCTTTAAATGCTTCCATTGAAGCTGCGAGAGCGGGAGAACATGGAAAAGGATTTGCCGTAGTTGCCAATGAAGTAAGGAATCTAGCTGAAATGACCAGCAATTCAGCAGACAAGGTAGAACAAATGATTACATCTATGGTAGAAAAAACCAATCAGGTTTCGTCCTATGTAGCGGAAAGTCAAGTTGAAGTAAATGAAGGTTTCCAATCTACTGAAAGGGCAAATGAAGTATTCTCTGGCATTTTACAACAAGCAAAAGAAGTAGAAAATCAATCAAGTCAACTGACAGACATGCTCCAATCTCTACAAAAAGATACAAGTGTTATCGTAAATGAGTCTGTTTCCATTGCCAACGTAACGGAACAATCAAATGCAGCGGTACAACAAGTGCTGGCTTCTGCTGAGCATCAAAATGAACGAATGGATACTCTAGCAACAAATTTTTCAGAATTAACAGCGGTGACAAAACAGCTTGAACAAGTTATGACAAAAAAATAA
- a CDS encoding amidohydrolase: MRVFYNGKFISCEEENSIFSVLIEENGYIVYTGNDIPSEYNNFEHINMYGKCVTPCFGDTHLHFTSACLLSLDVRDCSSIPEVIDLMKNFANNNKKDKVVGAFGISKHIMKEKRLPHKNELDIISERPVLLVKYDGHAGVLNSKFIEILPQELKKHGELNESTGECSGEAFQKLCQFAAKIKLIEPSMILKKIPSLMDQLAQLGINLIMPVEGLEGDDSGYDLMVALDRQTPIRVLPFLQTMDIEKAIKKKCKRVGGCFVNQLDGCFGAKDAALKQPYNDEKNNYGWLVYSQEEIENFVKKAHENEIQLALHAIGDAAVEQAVNAFEKVLKDDLSKDHRHAIIHGDLFPKEYIQKAGRLKLYCAVQTPFLTWPEEPLEYLLEVIGDRAYQKHPLPLMLESGITVANGSDHPSSRVNPLMGLYSCCNHPNEKYRVDILTALKMHTLHTAELAHMEDTMGSLTVGKVADFVVFDRDITITHCEDLLDVNIDSVYYGGELYRKNSFKISNIKLILHVLKSKFLSW, translated from the coding sequence ATGAGAGTATTTTATAATGGGAAATTTATTTCTTGCGAGGAAGAAAATAGTATATTTAGTGTTTTGATTGAAGAAAATGGTTATATCGTCTACACAGGTAACGATATACCCTCAGAATATAATAACTTTGAGCATATTAATATGTATGGTAAATGTGTTACACCTTGCTTTGGAGATACACATTTGCATTTTACATCGGCATGTTTACTGTCACTTGATGTGAGAGATTGCAGTTCTATACCTGAAGTGATAGATCTGATGAAGAATTTTGCAAATAACAATAAAAAAGATAAAGTTGTTGGGGCATTTGGCATTTCAAAACATATAATGAAAGAAAAAAGACTACCACATAAAAATGAATTGGATATAATTAGTGAACGACCAGTTTTATTGGTTAAGTATGATGGACATGCTGGAGTTCTAAACTCCAAATTTATAGAAATTCTACCTCAAGAATTAAAAAAACATGGGGAACTTAATGAAAGTACAGGTGAATGTTCCGGTGAAGCGTTCCAAAAGCTATGTCAGTTTGCTGCAAAAATAAAGCTTATAGAACCTTCTATGATTTTAAAAAAAATCCCATCGCTGATGGATCAATTAGCCCAATTAGGAATTAACCTTATCATGCCAGTAGAAGGATTAGAAGGTGATGATAGTGGTTATGATCTTATGGTGGCTTTAGACCGCCAAACTCCAATACGGGTATTGCCTTTTTTGCAAACTATGGATATTGAAAAAGCCATTAAAAAGAAATGTAAACGGGTAGGGGGATGTTTTGTTAATCAATTGGATGGTTGTTTTGGCGCCAAAGATGCAGCTTTAAAACAACCCTATAACGATGAAAAAAATAACTATGGCTGGCTGGTATATAGTCAAGAAGAAATAGAAAACTTTGTTAAAAAAGCACACGAAAATGAAATACAGTTAGCCCTACATGCTATTGGTGATGCAGCAGTTGAGCAGGCTGTAAACGCGTTTGAAAAAGTATTGAAGGATGATCTTTCTAAAGATCATCGGCATGCAATTATTCATGGTGATTTATTTCCAAAAGAATATATACAAAAAGCTGGCCGGCTTAAATTGTATTGTGCAGTTCAAACCCCTTTTTTAACTTGGCCTGAAGAGCCGCTGGAATATTTGCTAGAAGTCATTGGGGATAGGGCTTATCAAAAACATCCTCTGCCTCTTATGCTGGAATCAGGGATTACCGTAGCTAATGGTTCTGACCACCCAAGTTCAAGGGTTAATCCCTTGATGGGGCTGTACTCCTGTTGTAACCATCCCAATGAAAAGTATAGAGTTGATATTTTAACAGCTTTAAAAATGCATACACTTCATACCGCAGAGTTGGCACATATGGAAGATACAATGGGTTCTCTCACTGTGGGAAAAGTGGCTGACTTTGTTGTCTTTGATAGGGATATTACTATAACTCACTGTGAAGATTTATTAGACGTTAACATAGATTCCGTTTATTATGGAGGAGAACTTTATAGAAAAAACAGCTTTAAGATTAGTAACATCAAACTAATCTTACACGTTTTAAAAAGTAAATTTCTATCTTGGTGA
- a CDS encoding PadR family transcriptional regulator: MAWLYKEGSENRIVNERQLLKGILEGCVLAIIARGETYGYDIIIKLEEYSFADIQDGTLYPILTRLEKKGLIDCRIGKSPLGPKRKYYSINAEGEQYLTQFIDVYKSITKRADSILLQV, from the coding sequence TTGGCGTGGTTATATAAGGAAGGAAGTGAAAATAGGATTGTGAATGAGAGGCAATTGTTAAAGGGTATATTAGAAGGTTGTGTTTTAGCAATAATAGCGAGGGGAGAGACTTATGGATATGACATCATAATTAAATTAGAAGAGTACTCCTTTGCTGATATCCAGGATGGAACACTATATCCAATACTTACAAGGCTGGAGAAGAAGGGTTTAATCGATTGCAGAATAGGGAAGTCTCCACTAGGTCCTAAAAGAAAATATTATTCAATAAACGCTGAGGGAGAACAATATTTAACACAGTTTATAGATGTGTATAAATCAATTACAAAACGAGCTGATTCAATTTTGTTGCAGGTTTAA
- a CDS encoding YitT family protein, with the protein MRSDLKRFALINLGVLVMAIGLYYFLIPADLAVGGVTGLAMVINNAFPVIPIGVVMIVSNLILFTLAFIIIGRDFGGYTIYASFLLSIMIYLFEVITPMEKALVEDLMVNLIYGILIQGVGMAIIFYQNASTGGTDIVAKIINKYFHLEIGKALLLSDFIIVFLAGISFGATLGMYAMLGVILNAFVIDNVIQGINKKMNIYIISNKSLQINDFIINTLDRGCTVYYADGGFSKGKKEIINTVVNKKEYVKIKKFVNNVDPKAFITVGVVHEVTGEGFSRTI; encoded by the coding sequence ATGAGGAGTGATCTAAAGCGCTTTGCATTGATAAACTTAGGTGTATTGGTCATGGCGATAGGACTATATTATTTTCTTATACCAGCAGATTTAGCGGTAGGTGGTGTAACAGGATTAGCAATGGTAATTAACAATGCTTTTCCAGTTATTCCAATAGGTGTTGTTATGATAGTTTCCAATTTAATATTATTTACTCTAGCCTTTATCATAATTGGGAGAGACTTTGGTGGCTATACCATTTATGCAAGCTTTTTGTTGTCTATAATGATTTATTTATTTGAAGTTATTACGCCTATGGAAAAAGCTTTGGTAGAGGATCTAATGGTCAATCTGATATATGGAATTCTTATACAAGGAGTAGGTATGGCAATAATTTTTTATCAGAATGCATCAACTGGGGGAACGGATATTGTAGCAAAAATAATTAATAAGTATTTTCATCTTGAAATAGGCAAAGCATTACTATTGTCTGATTTCATTATTGTGTTTTTAGCTGGAATTTCCTTTGGGGCAACTTTAGGCATGTATGCTATGTTAGGAGTAATCCTTAATGCTTTTGTCATTGATAATGTTATACAGGGAATAAATAAAAAAATGAATATTTATATCATAAGTAATAAAAGTTTACAAATTAACGATTTTATTATCAATACGTTAGATCGAGGTTGTACTGTTTATTATGCTGACGGTGGTTTCTCCAAAGGTAAAAAAGAGATTATCAATACAGTTGTAAACAAAAAAGAGTATGTTAAAATAAAGAAGTTTGTAAACAATGTTGACCCAAAAGCATTTATAACAGTAGGTGTTGTTCATGAAGTTACTGGTGAAGGATTTAGTCGTACAATATAA